One segment of Rosa chinensis cultivar Old Blush chromosome 6, RchiOBHm-V2, whole genome shotgun sequence DNA contains the following:
- the LOC112168824 gene encoding uncharacterized protein LOC112168824 isoform X2, translating to MNCLSQVSSYTAAIFRKTGRSFGTGDLYGPWKRKLDVYAGVRLISFESAVSRFRTQLYSSESKATSSRPRKKKSAPERVRDPEKDAFYVVRKGNVVGVYKSFADCQAEQGSSICDPPISVYKGYSMPKKDEQYLASCGLQNALYTISAADMKDELFGKLVDCPLGDPASSKGETSDKTAAKNRSHQEAESENVEVIGSTSVSDTPSRKQAKKKAEVEVPPSGRGCTLQFDGASKGNPGVAGAGAVLQADDGTLVQGLWQVKNQNLSTLHEEVKKLKDGFVSFKISHVLRELNSEADAQANLAITLADGQVQEESGK from the exons ATGAACTGCTTGTCGCAGGTCTCATCCTACACGGCGGCGATTTTCCGAAAGACAGGTCGTTCATTCGGGACCGGTGATCTGTACGGACCCTGGAAGCGAAAATTGGACGTCTACGCTGGGGTGAGGCTAATCAGCTTTGAATCGGCGGTTTCCAGATTCCGGACTCAGCTCTACTCGTCTGAGAGCAAAGCGACGTCGTCTCGGCCGCGGAAGAAGAAGTCAGCACCCGAACGAGTTAGGGACCCGGAAAAGGACGCATTCTATGTAGTCCGCAAAGGAAATGTCGTCGGTGTCTATAAGAGCTTCGCTGATTGCCAAGCTGAGCAAGGCTCTTCG ATATGTGATCCTCCTATTAGTGTGTACAAAGGGTACTCTATGCCTAAGAAGGATGAGCAATATCTTGCTTCCTGTGGACTTCAGAATGCGCTTTACACTATTTCAGCTGCAGATATGAAAGATGAGCTTTTTGGCAAGCTTGTGGACTGTCCTCTTGGA GATCCAGCATCTTCAAAAGGCGAAACGTCTGACAAGACTGCAGCCAAGAACAGATCCCACCAAGAGGCTGAATCAGAAAATGTG GAAGTAATTGGTTCAACTTCTGTATCAGATACTCCTTCCAGAAAGCAGGCCAAGAAAAAGGCTGAAGTTGAAGTTCCCCCTTCTGGCCGT GGCTGTACTCTTCAATTTGATGGTGCATCAAAAGGAAATCCTGGAGTAGCTGGTGCTGGAGCTGTACTGCAAGCAGATGATGGAACCTTG GTTCAGGGTTTATGGCAGGTGAAAAACCAGAACTTGTCTACTTTGCATGAAGAGGTGAAGAAACTGAAGGATGGATTTGTCTCCTTCAAGATCAGTCATGTTCTTAGG GAGCTAAATTCTGAGGCAGATGCTCAAGCAAACTTGGCAATCACTCTTGCCG ATGGTCAAGTCCAGGAAGAGTCTGGGAAGTAG
- the LOC112168822 gene encoding BEL1-like homeodomain protein 11 isoform X1 translates to MVSQDSPPNQASSILHHFIVSDSMAAQNHMENQHQLDAAYASNFRTSTSTYPQSLGQLPSIHSLEERMSRSLDLLHAPPTVAAEGSDHMSHTRLLMDQHQALSLSLGSQMLLPHNSHSAHYVTDDYSFMGNALASSSSSLNQQSLAAVIGNSRYLKPAQSLLEEIVSVGGKAVDISSEKHFGKMYGGGRRGSMGLSSELKAELCCNGLMSADKHEFQSKIANLITLLEEVEDRCEKYYHQMEEVMSSFEMVVGAGAAKSYTALALKAMSRHFGSLRDAIMSHIYAEKRKLMQDFPKVSSGLAQLSLFDRECRQKRMSLQQLGITHGQRQAAWRPIRGLPETSVAILRTWLFEHFLHPYPNDSEKLMLASQTGLSKNQVSNWFINARVRLWKPMIEEMYKEEFADSSQDSNPVANSSMTGESNIDHTDD, encoded by the exons ATGGTTTCACAAgactcacccccaaaccaagcCTCAAGTATTCTCCACCATTTCATTGTGTCTGACTCCATGGCAGCTCAAAACCACATGGAAAACCAACACCAGCTTGATGCTGCTTACGCCTCTAATTTTCGAACCAGCACTAGCACATACCCTCAGTCTCTTGGTCAACTCCCCAGCATTCATTCTCTTGAGGAGAGAATGTCTAGATCACTAGACCTTCTTCATGCTCCTCCAACAGTTGCGGCAGAGGGATCGGATCATATGAGCCACACAAGGCTTCTAATGGACCAGCACCAAGCACTCTCACTGTCCCTTGGCTCACAGATGCTTCTTCCTCATAATTCTCATTCTGCTCATTATGTGACCGATGACTATTCGTTCATGGGGAATGCGCTTGCTTCGTCCTCAAGCTCGCTGAATCAGCAGTCTTTGGCAGCAGTCATTGGGAATTCAAGATATCTAAAGCCAGCTCAGTCACTGTTAGAAGAGATAGTTAGTGTTGGCGGAAAGGCAGTTGATATCAGCAGTGAAAAACATTTTGGGAAGATGTATGGTGGAGGTAGGAGAGGCTCAATGGGCCTTTCTTCTGAATTGAAAGCAGAGTTGTGTTGCAATGGCCTCATGTCAGCTGACAAACATGAATTTCAATCGAAAATCGCAAACCTCATCACCTTGCTGGAAGAG GTTGAGGACAGATGTGAGAAGTACTACCATCAAATGGAAGAAGTGATGTCATCATTTGAGATGGTAGTGGGTGCAGGAGCAGCAAAGTCTTACACAGCTTTGGCTCTCAAGGCCATGTCCAGGCACTTTGGCAGCTTAAGGGATGCTATAATGTCACATATATATGCAGAAAAGCGAAAGTTGATGCAAGATTTTCCGAAAGTGAGCAGCGGACTAGCGCAACTCAGCTTGTTTGATCGAGAGTGTAGACAGAAGAGAATGTCCCTTCAACAGCTTGGGATTACCCATGGCCAAAGGCAAGCAGCTTGGAGACCAATTAGAGGGCTGCCTGAGACCTCGGTGGCAATTCTCCGCACTTGGCTTTTCGAACACTTTCTTCATCC TTATCCTAATGACTCTGAGAAGCTAATGTTGGCATCACAAACAGGCCTGTCCAAGAACCAA GTTTCAAATTGGTTCATAAATGCACGGGTTCGGCTATGGAAACCTATGATAGAGGAAATGTACAAAGAAGAATTTGCGGATTCTTCACAAGACTCGAATCCAGTAGCTAATAGTTCCATGACCGGTGAAAGCAACATAGATCACACAGATGATTAA
- the LOC112168824 gene encoding uncharacterized protein LOC112168824 isoform X1 has product MNCLSQVSSYTAAIFRKTGRSFGTGDLYGPWKRKLDVYAGVRLISFESAVSRFRTQLYSSESKATSSRPRKKKSAPERVRDPEKDAFYVVRKGNVVGVYKSFADCQAEQGSSICDPPISVYKGYSMPKKDEQYLASCGLQNALYTISAADMKDELFGKLVDCPLGDPASSKGETSDKTAAKNRSHQEAESENVEVIGSTSVSDTPSRKQAKKKAEVEVPPSGRGCTLQFDGASKGNPGVAGAGAVLQADDGTLICKLREGLGVATSNAAEYRAVILGLKYALKNGFSRIFVQGDSKLVCMQVQGLWQVKNQNLSTLHEEVKKLKDGFVSFKISHVLRELNSEADAQANLAITLADGQVQEESGK; this is encoded by the exons ATGAACTGCTTGTCGCAGGTCTCATCCTACACGGCGGCGATTTTCCGAAAGACAGGTCGTTCATTCGGGACCGGTGATCTGTACGGACCCTGGAAGCGAAAATTGGACGTCTACGCTGGGGTGAGGCTAATCAGCTTTGAATCGGCGGTTTCCAGATTCCGGACTCAGCTCTACTCGTCTGAGAGCAAAGCGACGTCGTCTCGGCCGCGGAAGAAGAAGTCAGCACCCGAACGAGTTAGGGACCCGGAAAAGGACGCATTCTATGTAGTCCGCAAAGGAAATGTCGTCGGTGTCTATAAGAGCTTCGCTGATTGCCAAGCTGAGCAAGGCTCTTCG ATATGTGATCCTCCTATTAGTGTGTACAAAGGGTACTCTATGCCTAAGAAGGATGAGCAATATCTTGCTTCCTGTGGACTTCAGAATGCGCTTTACACTATTTCAGCTGCAGATATGAAAGATGAGCTTTTTGGCAAGCTTGTGGACTGTCCTCTTGGA GATCCAGCATCTTCAAAAGGCGAAACGTCTGACAAGACTGCAGCCAAGAACAGATCCCACCAAGAGGCTGAATCAGAAAATGTG GAAGTAATTGGTTCAACTTCTGTATCAGATACTCCTTCCAGAAAGCAGGCCAAGAAAAAGGCTGAAGTTGAAGTTCCCCCTTCTGGCCGT GGCTGTACTCTTCAATTTGATGGTGCATCAAAAGGAAATCCTGGAGTAGCTGGTGCTGGAGCTGTACTGCAAGCAGATGATGGAACCTTG ATCTGTAAACTACGTGAAGGTCTGGGTGTGGCAACCAGTAACGCTGCTGAGTACCGAGCTGTTATTTTAGGGTTAAAATATGCGCTTAAAAACGGTTTTTCCAGGATTTTTGTTCAAGGTGATTCCAAACTCGTCTGTATGCAG GTTCAGGGTTTATGGCAGGTGAAAAACCAGAACTTGTCTACTTTGCATGAAGAGGTGAAGAAACTGAAGGATGGATTTGTCTCCTTCAAGATCAGTCATGTTCTTAGG GAGCTAAATTCTGAGGCAGATGCTCAAGCAAACTTGGCAATCACTCTTGCCG ATGGTCAAGTCCAGGAAGAGTCTGGGAAGTAG
- the LOC112168822 gene encoding BEL1-like homeodomain protein 11 isoform X2, whose translation MENQHQLDAAYASNFRTSTSTYPQSLGQLPSIHSLEERMSRSLDLLHAPPTVAAEGSDHMSHTRLLMDQHQALSLSLGSQMLLPHNSHSAHYVTDDYSFMGNALASSSSSLNQQSLAAVIGNSRYLKPAQSLLEEIVSVGGKAVDISSEKHFGKMYGGGRRGSMGLSSELKAELCCNGLMSADKHEFQSKIANLITLLEEVEDRCEKYYHQMEEVMSSFEMVVGAGAAKSYTALALKAMSRHFGSLRDAIMSHIYAEKRKLMQDFPKVSSGLAQLSLFDRECRQKRMSLQQLGITHGQRQAAWRPIRGLPETSVAILRTWLFEHFLHPYPNDSEKLMLASQTGLSKNQVSNWFINARVRLWKPMIEEMYKEEFADSSQDSNPVANSSMTGESNIDHTDD comes from the exons ATGGAAAACCAACACCAGCTTGATGCTGCTTACGCCTCTAATTTTCGAACCAGCACTAGCACATACCCTCAGTCTCTTGGTCAACTCCCCAGCATTCATTCTCTTGAGGAGAGAATGTCTAGATCACTAGACCTTCTTCATGCTCCTCCAACAGTTGCGGCAGAGGGATCGGATCATATGAGCCACACAAGGCTTCTAATGGACCAGCACCAAGCACTCTCACTGTCCCTTGGCTCACAGATGCTTCTTCCTCATAATTCTCATTCTGCTCATTATGTGACCGATGACTATTCGTTCATGGGGAATGCGCTTGCTTCGTCCTCAAGCTCGCTGAATCAGCAGTCTTTGGCAGCAGTCATTGGGAATTCAAGATATCTAAAGCCAGCTCAGTCACTGTTAGAAGAGATAGTTAGTGTTGGCGGAAAGGCAGTTGATATCAGCAGTGAAAAACATTTTGGGAAGATGTATGGTGGAGGTAGGAGAGGCTCAATGGGCCTTTCTTCTGAATTGAAAGCAGAGTTGTGTTGCAATGGCCTCATGTCAGCTGACAAACATGAATTTCAATCGAAAATCGCAAACCTCATCACCTTGCTGGAAGAG GTTGAGGACAGATGTGAGAAGTACTACCATCAAATGGAAGAAGTGATGTCATCATTTGAGATGGTAGTGGGTGCAGGAGCAGCAAAGTCTTACACAGCTTTGGCTCTCAAGGCCATGTCCAGGCACTTTGGCAGCTTAAGGGATGCTATAATGTCACATATATATGCAGAAAAGCGAAAGTTGATGCAAGATTTTCCGAAAGTGAGCAGCGGACTAGCGCAACTCAGCTTGTTTGATCGAGAGTGTAGACAGAAGAGAATGTCCCTTCAACAGCTTGGGATTACCCATGGCCAAAGGCAAGCAGCTTGGAGACCAATTAGAGGGCTGCCTGAGACCTCGGTGGCAATTCTCCGCACTTGGCTTTTCGAACACTTTCTTCATCC TTATCCTAATGACTCTGAGAAGCTAATGTTGGCATCACAAACAGGCCTGTCCAAGAACCAA GTTTCAAATTGGTTCATAAATGCACGGGTTCGGCTATGGAAACCTATGATAGAGGAAATGTACAAAGAAGAATTTGCGGATTCTTCACAAGACTCGAATCCAGTAGCTAATAGTTCCATGACCGGTGAAAGCAACATAGATCACACAGATGATTAA
- the LOC112173341 gene encoding peroxidase 9 codes for MARFKVTCLALVAMTLVYSTTLCVAHPVGFNFGWGWGSPGGNGGHGGNSGNGGGGYPGLFPEYYQFSCPQANDIVMSVLHKAIANNPRVAASLLRLHFHDCFVQGCDASVLLDDSATISSEKNSGPNKNSLRGFEVIDEIKAKLEEACPQTVSCADILALSARGSTVLSGGPNWVLPLGRRDSTTASLTGSNRNIPAPNSSLPTLLNFFQRQGLDEVDLVTLSGGHTIGVARCVTFKQRLYNQNGNNQPDSTLERSYYFGLKSVCPSSGGDNNISPLDFSSPARFDNTYFKLILLGKGLLTSDQVLLTGNVGKTLELVKSFSDDEGLFFQHFAKSMVKMGNIRPLTGLKGQVRKNCRRVN; via the exons ATGGCACGCTTCAAAGTAACTTGTTTAGCTCTTGTGGCAATGACATTGGTCTATTCGACCACACTCTGCGTAGCTCACCCGGTCGGTTTCAACTTTGGCTGGGGATGGGGTAGTcctggtggaaatggaggtcaCGGTGGAAACAGTGGCAATGGTGGAGGAGGGTACCCTGGTCTTTTTCCGGAATACTATCAGTTCTCATGCCCTCAAGCTAATGATATTGTCATGTCTGTGTTGCACAAGGCCATTGCAAACAATCCAAGAGTGGCTGCCTCTTTGCTTAGGCTTCACTTCCATGACTGCTTTGTTCAG GGTTGTGATGCATCTGTGCTACTGGACGACAGCGCGACAATTTCGAGTGAAAAGAATTCTGGTCCAAACAAGAACTCACTTAGAGGGTTTGAAGTGATAGATGAGATCAAGGCCAAGTTAGAAGAAGCTTGCCCTCAGACTGTTTCTTGTGCTGACATTCTTGCTCTTTCTGCTAGAGGCTCCACTGTACTA AGTGGTGGACCAAATTGGGTGTTACCACTAGGAAGAAGGGACTCGACGACTGCAAGTTTAACTGGCTCAAACAGAAACATTCCTGCACCAAATTCCAGTCTCCCAACCCTCTTAAACTTCTTCCAGCGTCAAGGCCTCGATGAAGTAGACCTTGTTACACTATCAG GAGGGCATACTATTGGGGTTGCAAGGTGCGTGACATTCAAGCAGAGGCTGTACAACCAAAATGGGAACAACCAACCCGACTCGACTCTTGAAAGATCCTACTACTTTGGTTTGAAATCGGTTTGCCCTAGTTCAGGTGGTGACAACAACATAAGCCCCTTGGACTTCTCTTCCCCTGCAAGATTTGACAATACCTACTTCAAGCTCATACTTTTGGGAAAAGGACTTCTTACTTCGGACCAAGTGCTTCTCACCGGAAATGTGGGGAAGACACTGGAGCTGGTCAAGAGCTTTTCGGATGATGAGGGCCTCTTCTTCCAGCACTTTGCTAAGTCCATGGTTAAGATGGGGAACATTAGGCCTCTCACTGGACTTAAGGGTCAAGTTAGGAAGAATTGTCGCCGAGTTAATTAA
- the LOC112168821 gene encoding LOW QUALITY PROTEIN: BEL1-like homeodomain protein 3 (The sequence of the model RefSeq protein was modified relative to this genomic sequence to represent the inferred CDS: inserted 1 base in 1 codon) yields MATYFQNLSNQNLLTPYPGDEKLASYPDQPSNMMMYMNQASYPGSYTEVLSGGSFSPNKCSESDGGRNEMMFIPPTSGPVRDCVGGDSLIGSPDGKRGIQDHGLSLSLATQIPPAVSVPSFQYQYLNSSLPSVLSTSQILGKGEFQCKGDDYSQSDEFRNFENLTSGLYDSLKTQNFSNPMCSMVPKEMHSEAYLYDSLGFSNSLLNTKYLKAAQQLLDEVVNVRKALKQSRSNKHQRTDGSKETDGIRMSSDPSEPSAVSSVELSPVERQDLQNKKTKLLSMLDEVDRRYKQYYHQMQNVVAFFDKAAGNGAAGPYTALALQAISRHFRSLHDAIKGQIQAAQRSLGEKDTPSDAQGEVIPRLRYVDQQLRQQRAFQQHGVMQHSWRPQRGLPESSVAILRAWLFEHFLLPYPKDSEKVMLARQTGLTRNQVANWFINARVRLWKPMIEEMYKEEFGEEMDSKSSPENVLKEGRVEFSASEDRRDELRESMMSTTADSIEPGQLHDSKSGITKLQDHGQRPNADDRSVYLDANENAVATYDMSGLGNAVGSEVSLALELRHCEEHDGFPAPNGSEVRGNDPEASLDCYYGDPGQQQXQVWQFTPVT; encoded by the exons ATGGCTACATATTTCCAAAATTTAAGTAATCAAAATTTGTTGACCCCCTATCCAGGGGATGAGAAGCTTGCTTCTTATCCTGACCAGCCTAGTAACATGATGATGTATATGAATCAAGCTTCATATCCCGGATCCTACACCGAGGTCTTGTCCGGTGGCTCTTTCTCCCCCAACAAATGTTCTGAGTCTGATGGTGGTAGGAATGAAATGATGTTTATTCCACCTACAAGTGGCCCGGTCAGGGATTGTGTGGGTGGGGATTCATTGATAGGGTCTCCTGATGGCAAACGTGGTATTCAGGATCATGGATTGTCTCTTAGCCTTGCCACACAAATTCCACCTGCAGTTTCTGTTCCTTCGTTTCAGTACCAGTATCTGAATTCGAGTCTCCCTTCGGTTTTGAGCACTTCTCAAATCCTAGGGAAGGGAGAATTTCAATGTAAAGGTGATGATTACAGCCAAAGTGACGAGTTTAGAAACTTTGAAAATTTGACATCTGGCTTATACGACTCTCTCAAAACACAGAATTTCTCCAATCCTATGTGCTCCATGGTCCCCAAAGAAATGCATTCCGAAGCATACTTGTATGACTCATTAGGTTTTTCAAACTCTTTATTAAACACCAAGTACCTCAAGGCAGCTCAGCAATTGCTTGATGAAGTGGTAAATGTACGAAAGGCTTTGAAGCAGTCTAGATCGAACAAACATCAAAGAACAGACGGTTCGAAAGAGACTGACGGGATAAGAATGTCATCCGACCCTAGTGAGCCAAGCGCCGTATCTTCTGTTGAGTTATCACCAGTAGAAAGGCAGGATTTACAGAACAAGAAGACCAAACTTTTGTCCATGTTGGATGAG GTAGATAGAAGATACAAGCAATATTACCATCAAATGCAAAACGTGGTGGCATTTTTTGACAAGGCAGCTGGGAATGGGGCTGCCGGACCATACACAGCACTAGCTCTACAAGCAATTTCCCGTCATTTTCGCAGTTTGCATGATGCAATCAAGGGCCAGATTCAAGCGGCACAGAGAAGCCTGGGAGAGAAAGATACTCCATCAGATGCTCAAGGAGAAGTAATACCTCGCCTCCGTTACGTGGACCAGCAGCTCAGACAGCAGAGGGCATTTCAGCAGCATGGTGTAATGCAACATTCTTGGAGACCTCAAAGGGGACTTCCTGAAAGCTCTGTTGCAATCCTTCGCGCTTGGCTATTTGAGCACTTCCTTCTCCC TTACCCAAAGGATTCTGAAAAGGTTATGCTAGCAAGGCAGACCGGCTTAACCAGAAATCAG GTTGCCAACTGGTTTATTAATGCAAGGGTACGTCTTTGGAAGCCCATGATTGAGGAGATGTACAAAGAAGAATTTGGTGAAGAGATGGATTCGAAATCTTCACCAGAAAATGTGCTAAAAGAAGGCAGAGTTGAATTCTCAGCATCTGAGGATAGGAGAGATGAGTTGCGGGAAAGCATGATGTCTACAACTGCTGATAGTATTGAACCAGGGCAACTGCATGACTCGAAGTCTGGAATAACAAAGTTACAAGATCATGGTCAAAGGCCTAATGCAGACGACCGTAGTGTTTATCTTGATGCAAACGAGAATGCTGTTGCTACATATGATATGTCAGGGTTGGGGAATGCGGTTGGTAGTGAGGTCTCACTTGCATTGGAGTTGCGGCATTGTGAGGAACATGATGGATTTCCAGCACCTAATGGATCCGAAGTAAGAGGTAACGATCCAGAAGCTTCTTTGGATTGTTATTATGGAGATCCAGGGCAGCAGC TACAGGTTTGGCAATTCACACCTGTTACATGA
- the LOC112174175 gene encoding GTPase HflX, translating into MSASLCCSLIRSSPLLPEPYLSWPLAKPNRHRQIQPPLTLRNHAHASATVVARAVGVGVVSPDDLSFQEPPVIETDGEGNGEAQGVVDGVAESESEDKGVRPATRYKKKKEDEDGLENRFKLRNGKEIFEEKAYIVGVEHKRNSADLFGVEESLKELTQLADTAGLMVVGSTYQKLVSPNSRTYIGSGKVAEIKSAIHALGVETVIFDDELSAGQLRNLEKAFGGDVRVCDRTALILDIFNQRAATHEAALQVTLAQMEYQLPRLTKMWTHLERQSGGQVKGMGEKQIEVDKRILRTQIGVLKKELESVRKHRKQYRNQRLSVPVPVVSLVGYTNAGKSTLLNQLTGANVLAEDQLFATLDPTTRRVQMKNGKEFLLTDTVGFIQKLPTTVVAAFRATLEEISESALLVHVVDISHPLAEQQIEAVDRVLSELDVSSIPRLMVWNKVDKVSNPDSIRTEAEKRDDVVCISALSGQGLNDFCSAIQEKLKDSMVWVEALIPFEKGELLSTIHKVGMVERTEYTEHGTLIKAHVPLRFARLLTPLRQLCIS; encoded by the exons atgaGCGCCAGTTTGTGTTGCTCTCTGATTCGTTCCTCACCTCTGCTTCCCGAACCCTATCTTTCATGGCCTCTCGCCAAACCTAACCGCCACCGCCAGATTCAACCGCCTCTCACGCTCAGAAACCATGCCCATGCTTCTGCGACAGTCGTCGCAAGAGCTGTCGGCGTCGGCGTTGTGTCTCCGGACGACTTGTCGTTTCAGGAACCTCCGGTGATTGAGACCGACggagaaggaaatggagagGCTCAGGGAGTCGTCGATGGAGTGGCGGAGAGTGAATCAGAGGACAAGGGTGTGCGTCCGGCGACGAggtacaagaagaagaaggaggatgAGGACGGGTTAGAGAATAGGTTCAAGCTGAGGAACGGAAAGGAG ATTTTTGAAGAAAAAGCCTACATTGTGGGTGTTGAGCACAAACGTAATTCGGCTGATCTATTTGGTGTAGAGGAGTCACTCAAGGAATTGACCCAGCTAGCTGATACTGCTGGACTAATGGTTGTTGGTTCCACATATCAGAA ACTAGTGTCTCCAAATTCACGGACATACATTGGATCTGGCAAGGTTGCAGAAATCAAGAGTGCAATTCATGCATTGGGTGTTGAGACCGTGATATTTGATGATGAGCTCTCAGCAGG GCAATTACGCAATTTGGAAAAGGCTTTTGGTGGGGATGTTAGAGTCTGTGACCGTACTGCTCTCATTCTTGATATTTTTAACCAGCGGGCGGCAACACATGAAGCAGCTCTACAG GTTACATTGGCACAGATGGAATACCAGCTACCTCGACTAACAAAAATGTGGACTCATCTTGAGCGTCAATCAGGAGGTCAAGTGAAGGGTATGGGTGAGAAACAAATTGAAGTGGATAAGCGTATCTTACGTACTCAA ATTGGTGTTCTCAAGAAGGAGCTAGAATCTGTTAGAAAGCATAGAAAGCAGTACCGGAATCAGCGGCTTTCAGTACCAGTTCCAGTAGTATCCTTG GTTGGGTACACCAATGCTGGAAAGAGTACTCTCTTAAATCAATTGACTGGAGCCAATGTGCTTGCCGAGGATCAATTATTTGCAACACTAGATCCAACCACAAGAAGGGTTCAG ATGAAGAACGGGAAAGAATTTCTTCTCACAGATACTGTTGGTTTCATTCAGAAGTTACCGACTACAGTG GTTGCGGCCTTCAGAGCAACTCTTGAGGAGATATCAGAGTCAGCATTACTGGTGCATGTGGTTGATATCAG TCATCCACTGGCCGAGCAACAGATAGAAGCTGTGGACAGAGTTTTGTCAGAACTAGATGTGTCTTCAATACCAAGGTTGATGGTGTGGAACAAG GTTGATAAGGTGAGCAATCCTGACAGCATCAGAACAGAAGCAGAAAAGAGAgatgatgttgtttgcatatctGCTCTGAGTGGCCAGGGCTTAAATGATTTCTGCAGTGCAATCCAGGAAAAATTGAAG GACTCTATGGTATGGGTGGAAGCCTTGATCCCATTTGAAAAAGGAGAGCTTCTTAGTACCATACATAAGGTTGGAATGGTGGAGAGAACA GAATATACCGAGCACGGTACACTAATCAAGGCACACGTACCTCTACGGTTTGCAAGGCTACTAACACCATTGAGGCAATTATGCATATCATGA